From Lagenorhynchus albirostris chromosome 15, mLagAlb1.1, whole genome shotgun sequence, one genomic window encodes:
- the MAZ gene encoding myc-associated zinc finger protein isoform X5 — MFPVFPCTLLAPPFPVLGLDSRGVGGLMNSFPPPQGHAQNPLQVGAELQSRFFASQGCAQSPFQAAPAPPPTPQAPAAEPLQVDLLPVLAAAQESAAAAAAAAAAAAAAAVAAAPPAPATASTVDTAALKQPPAPPPPPPPVSAPAAEAAPPVSAATIAAAAATAVVAPTSTVAVAPVASALEKKTKSKGPYICALCAKEFKNGYNLRRHEAIHTGAKAGRVPSGAMKMPTMVPLSLLSVPQLSGAGGGGGEAGAGGGAAAVAAGGVVTTTASGKRIRKNHACEMCGKAFRDVYHLNRHKLSHSDEKPYQCPVCQQRFKRKDRMSYHVRSHDGAVHKPYNCSHCGKSFSRPDHLNSHVRQVHSTERPFKCEASSSHSHFLQIKDPQGSDSFNLLPPSSYSPKL, encoded by the exons ATGTTCCCCGTGTTCCCTTGCACGCTGCTGGCCCCCCCCTTCCCCGTGCTGGGCCTGGACTCCCGGGGGGTGGGCGGCCTCATGAACTCCTTCCCGCCACCTCAGGGTCACGCCCAGAACCCCCTGCAGGTCGGGGCTGAGCTCCAGTCCCGCTTCTTTGCCTCCCAGGGCTGCGCCCAGAGTCCATTCCAG GCCGCGCCGGCGCCCCCACCCACGCCCCAGGCCCCGGCGGCCGAGCCCCTCCAGGTGGACTTGCTCCCGGTTCTTGCCGCCGCCCAGGAgtccgccgccgccgcagccgcggccgccgccgctgctgccgccgccgccgttgCTGCTGCGCCCCCGGCCCCGGCCACCGCCTCCACTGTGGACACAGCGGCTCTGAAGCAGCCCCCGGCGCCCCCTCCGCCGCCCCCTCCGGTGTCGGCGCCCGCCGCTGAGGCCGCGCCCCCTGTCTCTGCCGCCACCATCGCCGCAGCCGCGGCCACCGCCGTCGTTGCCCCAACCTCGACGGTCGCCGTGGCCCCGGTCGCATCTGCCTTGGAGAAGAAGACAAAGAGCAAGGGGCCCTACATCTGTGCCCTGTGCGCCAAGGAGTTCAAGAACGGCTACAACCTCCGAAGGCACGAGGCCATCCACACGGGAGCCAAAGCCGGCCGGGTCCCTTCGGGTGCTATGAAGATGCCCACCATGGTGCCCCTGAGCCTCCTGAGCGTGCCCCAGCTGAGCGGAgccggcgggggagggggagaagcgGGTGCCGGCGGCGGAGCGGCCGCAGTGGCCGCCGGTGGCGTGGTGACCACGACCGCCTCGGGAAAGCGCATCCGGAAGAACCACGCCTGCGAGATGTGCGGCAAGGCTTTCCGCGACGTCTACCACCTGAACCGACACAAGCTGTCGCACTCGGACGAGAAGCCCTACCAGTGCCCGGTGTGCCAGCAGCGCTTCAAGCGCAAGGACCGCATGAGCTACCACGTGCGCTCACATGACGGCGCTGTGCACAAGCCCTACAACTGCTCCCACTGTGGCAAGAGCTTCTCCCG GCCGGATCACCTCAACAGTCACGTCAGACAAGTGCACTCAACAGAACGGCCCTTCAAATGTGAG GCCTCATCATCTCACTCCCATTTCCTACAGATCAAAGATCCCCAAGGCTCTGATTCCTTTAACCTCTTGCCCCCCTCTTCCTACTCCCCGAAGCTTTAA